From Candidatus Neomarinimicrobiota bacterium, the proteins below share one genomic window:
- a CDS encoding serine acetyltransferase, whose protein sequence is MDINAWMNTDMTDIAHKLESSFREYHIDPEEGLNVTGRNGVYELLEDILALLFPGAFSREMIHEEDLNFYIHDMLRHIARKMVGQIRTVIKYHCPEHPKDCCDCDCNKRAEELSIEIIGSLPDIRTQLLEDADAAVQGDPACHSMEEAILSYPGLEAIAVYRIAHRYYELEIPLIPRIMTERAHTRTGIDIHPGAIIGRRFFIDHGTGVVIGETCRIGQNVKIYQGVTLGALSPFDKSGRPRKGEKRHPDIEDNVIIYANSTVLGGKTVVGKGAIIGGNTWITSSVPPHAIVSSMSCQPGDIQVKHKKSST, encoded by the coding sequence ATGGATATCAATGCGTGGATGAATACAGACATGACAGACATTGCCCATAAATTAGAATCAAGCTTCCGGGAATATCATATAGATCCGGAAGAAGGCCTGAATGTCACGGGACGGAACGGTGTTTATGAACTCCTTGAGGATATTCTCGCCCTCTTGTTTCCCGGGGCATTCAGCCGGGAGATGATCCACGAGGAAGATTTGAATTTTTACATTCATGACATGTTGCGACATATTGCCCGTAAAATGGTGGGGCAGATACGAACGGTCATCAAATACCACTGCCCGGAACATCCCAAAGATTGTTGTGATTGCGATTGCAATAAACGGGCGGAGGAATTATCGATTGAAATTATTGGATCCCTGCCGGATATCCGTACCCAGCTCCTTGAGGATGCCGACGCCGCCGTTCAGGGAGATCCGGCTTGTCACAGCATGGAAGAGGCCATCCTGAGTTATCCAGGACTTGAAGCCATCGCCGTGTACCGGATTGCACACCGATATTATGAGCTGGAGATTCCCCTGATTCCCCGGATCATGACGGAACGGGCCCACACACGGACGGGGATAGATATTCATCCTGGCGCAATCATCGGGCGACGTTTTTTTATTGATCATGGCACCGGTGTTGTTATCGGTGAAACCTGCCGGATTGGACAGAATGTGAAGATTTATCAGGGTGTAACCCTGGGAGCCCTTTCGCCCTTTGATAAAAGCGGCCGGCCCCGGAAGGGAGAAAAGCGTCATCCGGATATTGAAGATAATGTCATTATTTATGCCAATTCCACAGTTCTGGGGGGCAAAACGGTTGTCGGAAAAGGAGCCATCATCGGCGGCAATACATGGATCACCAGCTCTGTACCACCTCATGCCATCGTGAGTTCAATGTCCTGCCAACCCGGTGATATCCAGGTGAAACACAAAAAATCTTCCACCTGA
- a CDS encoding arsenate reductase ArsC: protein MNKKKILVLCTGNSCRSQMAEGWFKELRGDEFDVWSAGIESHGLNPRAVKVMAEAGVDISFHHSKLTDELEDIDFDIVITVCDSARENCPYFPGNVDRFHQSFDDPPGITQEWTDEEAILDVYRRVRDEIRHYVKTFKPSNI from the coding sequence ATGAATAAGAAAAAAATCCTTGTTTTATGTACCGGCAATTCCTGCCGCAGCCAGATGGCAGAAGGATGGTTCAAAGAATTACGTGGAGACGAATTTGATGTCTGGTCTGCGGGAATTGAATCCCACGGACTCAACCCCCGGGCGGTTAAAGTCATGGCAGAAGCGGGTGTGGATATTTCATTTCATCATTCCAAATTAACCGATGAACTTGAAGATATCGATTTTGACATCGTCATCACGGTCTGTGATTCCGCCAGGGAAAACTGTCCATACTTTCCTGGTAATGTCGACCGTTTCCATCAAAGTTTTGACGATCCACCGGGCATCACACAAGAATGGACTGATGAGGAAGCCATCCTGGATGTATACCGGCGGGTACGAGATGAAATCAGACATTATGTAAAAACCTTTAAACCTTCCAACATCTGA
- a CDS encoding sulfite exporter TauE/SafE family protein has product MEETLKIILLAITGLAAGFINVNAGGGSTITLPALIFLGLDSTLANGTNRVGILFQNVFAVQSFRNQAVHHTRESLKLSAATLPGAILGSFLSIQISDVWFERLLAIIMVGIVITMIIPQKKIAYERTAPHPQHRFAGMAGLFFIGFYGGFIQVGVGFLLMAVLYHVLKLNLVYVNMHKVFIVAIYTIPSIIIFSLSGNIHWMYGLILGIGNAIGAWWGAKIQVKGGETIIKAILAVAILMMAIKLIL; this is encoded by the coding sequence ATGGAAGAAACACTTAAAATCATACTCCTTGCCATCACAGGACTGGCCGCTGGTTTCATCAATGTCAACGCAGGGGGAGGATCAACCATCACCCTGCCGGCCCTGATTTTTCTCGGACTGGACAGCACCCTTGCCAATGGGACAAACAGGGTGGGTATTCTGTTTCAAAATGTATTTGCCGTACAATCTTTCCGGAATCAGGCTGTGCACCATACCCGTGAAAGTCTCAAACTCTCTGCTGCCACCCTGCCCGGTGCCATTCTGGGATCTTTCCTCTCCATCCAAATATCAGATGTATGGTTTGAACGGCTGCTGGCCATCATTATGGTAGGAATTGTCATCACCATGATAATCCCCCAGAAAAAAATTGCATATGAACGGACAGCTCCACATCCCCAACACCGTTTTGCCGGAATGGCAGGACTCTTTTTTATCGGTTTTTATGGCGGGTTCATCCAGGTTGGTGTGGGCTTTCTACTCATGGCTGTTTTGTATCATGTTCTTAAACTGAATCTTGTATATGTAAATATGCACAAGGTGTTTATTGTAGCCATTTACACGATTCCCTCTATCATTATTTTTTCACTCTCCGGTAATATTCACTGGATGTATGGATTGATCCTGGGTATTGGAAATGCCATTGGCGCCTGGTGGGGTGCGAAAATTCAGGTCAAAGGCGGTGAAACGATCATTAAAGCTATCCTTGCCGTTGCCATTCTGATGATGGCAATAAAATTAATTTTGTAG
- a CDS encoding NupC/NupG family nucleoside CNT transporter translates to MKLISLLGMFILLFIAWLMSYERKKIQIRTVIWGMGLQLLFAVIILQKGLFSFMGMGVLALLIVLYQFKDDLVIPEKRSLAVLKGLGWTLIPGIAWFFVYKIAHGALVLILLLLGIILFKKLKNQSFSQTLSRLFTVALFTLPISRGYDGELIFQSFSDKVAEFLNMSNYGAAFLFGNLIESQYFFPAVDTWPGFGYQFAFKVLPTIVFFAGFMSILYHLGVMQKVIVAMARFMQWTMGTSGAETLSCSANIFVGQTEAPLLIKPFIKDMTNSELLTIMVGGFATIAGGVLAGYIAMGVNAGHLIAASVMSAPAALVMGKIIFPETQESKTAGTVEMPEMPRNANVIDAAASGITDGLKLAVNVGAMLLGFIALIAVIDVFLNWLDMLIDGKLLGGAIYEYTAKTVSSPITKEYAGIFPGSLKTLFGNLLRPLAFVMGVPWNEAHLVGNLLGIKLSLNEFVAYGNLGTYIHANVLGERAQIISTYALCGFANFSSIAIQLGGISALAPGRRADLSRVALKAMFGGALASWTTATLAGILI, encoded by the coding sequence ATGAAACTGATTAGTCTCCTTGGAATGTTTATCCTGCTCTTTATCGCCTGGCTGATGTCTTATGAACGAAAAAAAATCCAAATTCGCACCGTCATTTGGGGGATGGGCCTGCAATTGCTTTTTGCCGTGATTATTCTTCAAAAAGGCCTGTTCAGCTTTATGGGAATGGGAGTCCTGGCCCTTCTTATTGTTCTGTATCAGTTTAAGGATGATTTGGTGATACCGGAAAAAAGGAGTCTGGCGGTCCTGAAAGGGCTGGGTTGGACGCTTATTCCCGGCATTGCCTGGTTTTTTGTGTATAAAATTGCCCATGGTGCCCTGGTTTTAATCCTGTTACTGCTTGGAATCATCCTCTTTAAAAAACTGAAAAATCAGTCCTTTTCCCAAACCCTTTCCCGACTTTTCACCGTAGCTCTTTTTACCCTTCCCATAAGCCGGGGGTATGACGGAGAACTGATATTCCAGTCCTTCAGTGACAAAGTGGCCGAATTCCTGAATATGTCCAACTATGGGGCTGCTTTTCTTTTCGGGAATTTGATTGAATCGCAATATTTTTTCCCGGCAGTGGATACCTGGCCCGGATTTGGATATCAGTTTGCCTTTAAGGTGCTCCCCACAATTGTCTTTTTTGCAGGATTTATGAGTATTCTCTACCATCTGGGGGTCATGCAGAAGGTGATTGTGGCCATGGCCCGTTTTATGCAATGGACCATGGGTACATCAGGGGCTGAAACCCTTAGCTGTTCGGCAAATATTTTTGTTGGGCAAACAGAAGCACCCCTTTTGATCAAGCCTTTTATTAAGGATATGACGAATAGTGAACTTTTAACCATTATGGTGGGTGGTTTTGCCACCATTGCCGGCGGTGTTCTGGCCGGTTATATTGCCATGGGAGTCAATGCGGGTCACCTGATCGCTGCCAGTGTCATGTCCGCACCGGCGGCTCTGGTAATGGGAAAAATTATCTTTCCCGAAACCCAGGAATCCAAAACCGCCGGAACGGTAGAGATGCCGGAAATGCCCCGGAATGCCAATGTGATTGATGCCGCTGCTTCGGGAATTACCGACGGGTTGAAACTGGCAGTGAATGTGGGAGCCATGCTCCTGGGATTTATTGCGTTAATTGCTGTGATTGATGTCTTTTTAAACTGGCTGGATATGCTGATCGATGGAAAACTCCTGGGAGGTGCCATCTACGAGTATACCGCCAAAACTGTTTCATCACCCATCACAAAAGAATATGCCGGCATTTTTCCCGGTTCCCTCAAAACACTCTTTGGAAACCTTTTAAGGCCCCTTGCCTTTGTCATGGGTGTCCCCTGGAATGAAGCCCACCTTGTGGGAAACCTGCTGGGAATTAAGCTATCCTTGAATGAATTTGTGGCGTACGGCAACCTGGGGACCTATATTCATGCAAATGTATTAGGAGAAAGGGCTCAGATTATTTCCACCTATGCGTTATGCGGATTTGCCAATTTCTCATCCATTGCCATTCAGCTGGGGGGAATCAGTGCCCTGGCACCCGGCCGCCGCGCCGATCTTTCCAGAGTGGCTTTGAAAGCCATGTTTGGCGGCGCACTGGCGAGCTGGACAACCGCGACGTTGGCGGGAATACTTATTTAA
- the udk gene encoding uridine kinase: MGNTSCVVIGLAGGSGSGKTSVASALARDFKDKGAIVIEQDWYYRNIPEDSRIKASDWNFDHPDSVEFSLLIDQLKTLRKGEPVEAPQYDYKTHSRMKETRRIYPQPVIILEGILILDNPELRSLLDIKIYVDTDADVRFIRRLQRDIHERGRSVENVITQYYKTVRPMHETFVEQSKKYADIIIPQGAENYVAIDVLKTKIKWLLREAHGR; the protein is encoded by the coding sequence ATGGGTAATACATCGTGTGTTGTCATCGGTCTGGCAGGAGGCAGCGGATCCGGTAAAACGTCCGTCGCCAGTGCACTGGCCCGGGATTTTAAAGATAAGGGTGCCATTGTTATTGAACAGGACTGGTACTACCGGAATATTCCGGAAGATTCCCGGATTAAGGCATCGGACTGGAATTTTGACCATCCCGATTCTGTAGAATTTTCCCTCCTTATCGATCAGCTGAAAACCCTCAGAAAAGGTGAACCGGTTGAAGCTCCCCAGTATGATTATAAAACCCATTCCAGGATGAAAGAAACCCGCCGGATTTATCCCCAACCGGTGATTATCCTGGAAGGCATCCTGATTCTGGATAATCCTGAATTGAGGTCTCTTCTGGATATTAAGATCTATGTGGATACCGATGCGGATGTGCGCTTTATCCGCCGCTTGCAGAGAGATATTCATGAGCGGGGGCGAAGCGTGGAAAATGTGATTACCCAATATTATAAAACGGTCCGCCCCATGCACGAAACGTTCGTGGAACAGAGCAAAAAGTACGCGGATATTATCATTCCTCAGGGAGCGGAAAATTATGTGGCGATAGATGTGTTGAAAACGAAAATTAAATGGTTATTAAGGGAAGCTCATGGTCGGTGA
- a CDS encoding thioredoxin family protein has translation MKHIKILGGGCPKCHKLAQHAEAAAKTLNIDYDIEKISDWKEYQKYGVMITPALVIDEKLKSSGRVLSVDQIKEILESH, from the coding sequence ATGAAACACATTAAAATTCTGGGTGGCGGATGCCCCAAATGCCATAAACTGGCGCAACATGCCGAAGCAGCGGCGAAAACGTTGAATATAGATTATGATATCGAAAAAATAAGTGACTGGAAAGAATATCAGAAGTATGGTGTAATGATAACACCGGCACTGGTGATTGATGAAAAGTTGAAATCGTCCGGGCGGGTTCTGTCGGTTGATCAAATCAAAGAAATCCTGGAATCACACTGA
- a CDS encoding permease — protein sequence MIWKREWKPLLWIVSVFLVLYYLPVGHPRFDNAVLEAFELVKWYAREHVLLCLIPAFFIAGGISMFISQGAVMKYLGAQAKKVVAYGVASVSGTVLAVCSCTVLPLFSGIYRMGAGLGPATTFLYSGPAINVLAIILTARVLGLEMGIARAVGAIIFSIVIGLLMHVIFRKEENDRVDAEMAIPENGDSRKGFQNILFFVSLVGILVFANWGTPAANTGIWAAIYQAKWIVTALFSAGLAVMLVLWFNLAWWKVAVTAVPVVFLGFLYPDQPVLAFAAGMIGLSAFTSTDKGETSDWFSASWEFAKQILPLLLFGVLIAGALLGRPGHEGLIPSAWVEGAVGGNSLWANFFASFAGAFMYFATLTEVPILQGLMGAGMGKGPALALLLAGPALSLPNMLVIRSVLGTIKTGVFIFLVIVMATISGMIFGML from the coding sequence ATGATCTGGAAACGGGAGTGGAAGCCGCTTTTGTGGATTGTATCTGTTTTTCTTGTCTTATACTACCTGCCTGTGGGACATCCCCGCTTTGACAATGCCGTACTTGAGGCGTTTGAACTGGTCAAATGGTACGCCCGTGAACACGTGTTGCTCTGTCTGATTCCGGCCTTTTTTATAGCAGGTGGCATTTCTATGTTTATCAGCCAGGGTGCAGTCATGAAATACCTGGGAGCACAGGCTAAAAAAGTTGTAGCCTATGGTGTGGCGTCCGTATCCGGAACCGTATTGGCTGTTTGTTCCTGCACCGTCCTGCCTCTTTTCTCCGGAATTTACAGAATGGGGGCCGGATTGGGACCTGCAACGACATTTCTGTACTCTGGTCCGGCCATTAATGTGTTGGCGATCATTCTTACAGCCCGTGTTTTGGGACTTGAAATGGGGATTGCCCGGGCGGTGGGAGCCATTATTTTTAGCATTGTGATCGGCCTTCTGATGCATGTGATTTTCAGAAAGGAAGAGAATGACCGGGTTGATGCAGAAATGGCCATCCCCGAAAACGGTGATTCACGAAAGGGGTTTCAGAATATTCTCTTTTTTGTTTCACTTGTGGGAATCCTTGTCTTTGCCAACTGGGGTACTCCGGCTGCAAATACAGGAATCTGGGCTGCAATTTATCAGGCCAAATGGATTGTAACAGCTCTCTTTTCTGCCGGACTTGCCGTGATGCTGGTCCTTTGGTTCAATCTTGCCTGGTGGAAAGTCGCCGTTACAGCCGTTCCGGTTGTATTCTTGGGATTTTTGTATCCGGATCAGCCGGTTCTGGCTTTTGCTGCCGGTATGATTGGCCTTTCGGCATTCACAAGTACGGATAAGGGTGAAACCTCGGACTGGTTTAGTGCCTCCTGGGAATTTGCCAAACAAATTCTGCCTCTGCTTTTGTTTGGTGTTTTAATTGCCGGTGCATTGCTCGGCCGACCCGGTCATGAAGGATTGATTCCTTCAGCCTGGGTGGAAGGTGCCGTTGGCGGTAATTCTCTGTGGGCCAATTTCTTCGCCTCTTTCGCCGGAGCCTTTATGTATTTCGCCACACTGACGGAAGTTCCCATCCTTCAGGGACTCATGGGTGCCGGCATGGGGAAGGGACCAGCCCTTGCGCTATTGCTTGCGGGTCCGGCCCTGAGCCTGCCCAACATGTTGGTAATCCGCAGCGTATTGGGGACCATAAAAACGGGGGTGTTTATCTTTTTGGTCATTGTGATGGCCACAATCAGTGGTATGATTTTTGGCATGCTTTGA
- a CDS encoding thymidine kinase: protein MVGDWYPHKGGWIEVICGSMFSGKTEELIRRLRRAQIAKQKVVVFKPRIDNRYDDENIVSHSQLQLPSIVIDKPEDILQHAIFAQVIGIDEVQFLSTDIVEIAQKLADSGKRVIIAGLDKDYRGRPFPPMPELLALAEYITKPLAICMRCGAPANYTQRLTRSDKLVEVGADEIYEARCRHCFEPPKDE from the coding sequence ATGGTCGGTGACTGGTATCCTCACAAAGGCGGTTGGATCGAAGTGATCTGCGGCAGTATGTTCAGCGGAAAAACAGAAGAACTCATCCGGCGATTGCGCCGGGCACAAATTGCCAAACAGAAGGTTGTGGTATTCAAACCCCGGATAGACAACCGCTATGATGATGAAAATATTGTCAGTCACAGCCAGTTGCAATTGCCCAGCATTGTCATTGATAAGCCGGAGGATATCCTGCAGCATGCCATTTTTGCCCAGGTGATCGGGATTGATGAGGTGCAGTTTTTAAGTACGGATATTGTGGAGATTGCCCAAAAGCTGGCAGACAGCGGGAAACGGGTGATTATTGCCGGCCTGGATAAGGACTACCGGGGCCGTCCCTTTCCTCCCATGCCCGAACTTCTGGCTTTGGCGGAATATATTACCAAACCCCTGGCCATCTGTATGCGCTGCGGGGCTCCTGCAAATTATACACAACGGTTAACCCGTTCGGATAAACTGGTGGAAGTGGGTGCCGATGAAATTTATGAAGCCCGGTGCCGCCACTGTTTTGAACCTCCGAAAGATGAATAA
- a CDS encoding MFS transporter, producing the protein MALTGNLFFFQVSHALFQVSLIWAVLDISGSKQTTGLLASAVYLPYLFFSLPAGIFADGRSKVSIIRWVCLLEAGIVLLIPLLHSLDNLSIRMMGIIAFILTSVAAFYNPSRDSLIPLYLPESKLLRGNTIVQVTIQIAFILGPVLAGYLIDLMGAVQVFMLIGVLFLFAFITGFLMKHPALEKDIQIQSLDMRTLTDILDTLKNDPVLIWLLIITVVDNLFIMGPAVVGMAILVREVFNGSASDWALCETFLSIGMIITSLFLMKWGRKIPLGIMLITGIIMDGLTYIPVKWASTIPLLWAIIFFHALFIPLIIVGRTTLIQKRVPHSLQGRFFSLISISVVGLTAVSTALTGLATEYIPVQDLFAYIGILAAATGGAALFYKPLRTLQNT; encoded by the coding sequence TTGGCCCTGACGGGGAATCTCTTCTTTTTTCAGGTCTCCCATGCTTTGTTTCAGGTTTCCCTCATTTGGGCTGTGTTGGACATCAGCGGATCAAAACAGACGACAGGGCTTCTGGCCTCGGCCGTTTATCTGCCTTACCTCTTTTTCAGTCTTCCGGCCGGCATCTTTGCAGACGGAAGGAGCAAAGTCAGCATTATCCGCTGGGTCTGCCTCCTGGAGGCCGGGATTGTTCTGCTCATCCCCTTGTTACACAGTCTGGACAACCTGTCCATTCGCATGATGGGAATCATTGCATTTATCCTGACCAGTGTGGCAGCCTTTTACAATCCCTCCCGCGATTCATTGATTCCTCTTTACCTGCCTGAATCCAAACTCCTCCGGGGGAACACCATCGTTCAGGTGACCATTCAGATCGCCTTTATTCTGGGACCGGTCCTTGCCGGATACCTGATTGACCTGATGGGAGCCGTACAGGTGTTTATGTTAATCGGAGTCCTCTTTCTGTTCGCCTTTATCACAGGATTCCTGATGAAACACCCAGCCCTGGAAAAAGATATCCAGATCCAATCCCTGGATATGCGGACACTGACGGATATTCTGGACACTCTTAAAAACGACCCTGTTTTAATCTGGTTGTTGATTATCACCGTGGTGGATAATCTCTTCATTATGGGTCCGGCCGTTGTGGGTATGGCTATCCTGGTCCGGGAAGTTTTTAACGGCAGCGCATCCGACTGGGCATTATGTGAAACGTTTTTGTCTATCGGGATGATTATCACCTCTCTTTTTCTCATGAAATGGGGACGGAAAATCCCCCTGGGAATCATGCTTATAACCGGTATCATCATGGATGGACTCACATACATCCCGGTCAAGTGGGCAAGCACCATTCCCCTTCTCTGGGCCATTATTTTCTTTCATGCCCTTTTCATCCCCCTCATTATTGTCGGCAGAACCACCCTCATTCAAAAAAGAGTCCCCCATTCCCTTCAGGGACGTTTTTTTAGTCTGATTTCCATTTCCGTCGTCGGGTTGACAGCTGTATCCACCGCCTTGACGGGACTTGCTACCGAATATATTCCTGTCCAGGATCTTTTTGCATATATCGGGATACTGGCAGCCGCCACAGGAGGTGCTGCTCTTTTTTATAAACCCCTGAGAACATTACAAAACACATAA
- a CDS encoding ABC transporter substrate-binding protein, translating to MRKKIIIAHSPDSDDAFMFYAFAAEKIDTRGYVFDHYLHDIQSLNDDAETGRFEISAVSIHAFPYIADKYALMTCGASMGDNYGPMVVTREPVEPDALTQLTVAVPGLKTSAYLALKLWNPHIKTVVMPFDRIMEGVEKGKVDAGLLIHEGQLTWKDRGLYSVINLGEWWYKLTDGLPLPLGGNVVRRDLGQKTMQELNAILREAIRYAIEHKKEALSYAMKYAGEMDTQRAGEFVSMYVNDLTIDYGERGREAIRRFLSMASERGLVPKIPVESMMVL from the coding sequence ATGCGGAAAAAAATCATAATTGCCCACAGCCCGGATTCTGATGATGCCTTTATGTTCTATGCCTTCGCCGCAGAAAAGATCGATACACGGGGCTATGTGTTTGATCATTATCTTCATGATATTCAGTCTCTGAATGATGATGCGGAAACCGGTCGTTTTGAAATATCCGCCGTATCCATCCATGCCTTTCCCTACATTGCCGATAAGTATGCCCTGATGACCTGTGGTGCCAGCATGGGGGATAATTACGGTCCCATGGTCGTTACGCGAGAACCTGTAGAACCTGATGCTTTGACACAATTAACCGTGGCTGTTCCTGGCTTGAAAACTTCGGCTTACCTGGCTCTGAAGCTTTGGAATCCCCACATTAAAACGGTGGTTATGCCTTTTGACAGGATCATGGAGGGTGTTGAGAAGGGGAAGGTGGATGCCGGACTCCTGATCCATGAAGGCCAACTGACCTGGAAAGACCGGGGTTTATATTCGGTGATCAATCTTGGAGAATGGTGGTATAAGCTGACAGACGGCCTGCCTCTTCCTTTGGGAGGGAATGTGGTCCGGCGGGATCTTGGACAAAAAACGATGCAGGAATTAAATGCAATTCTTCGTGAGGCGATCCGGTACGCCATTGAACATAAGAAAGAAGCCCTTTCCTATGCCATGAAATATGCCGGAGAAATGGATACACAGCGGGCCGGTGAATTCGTTTCCATGTATGTCAACGATTTAACCATTGACTATGGTGAAAGAGGGCGGGAGGCGATTCGGCGGTTCCTCTCCATGGCTTCTGAACGTGGACTGGTTCCCAAAATACCGGTTGAGTCCATGATGGTTTTGTAA
- a CDS encoding sodium/proline symporter: MVDQSQIILVMVIYLSLLIGWGIWQGRQVKSQKDYAIAGRNLPGWVAALSERATGESSWALLGLPGFAYATGLTSIWTAVGCVTGIIVAWWLIAFRLREEAEKYDVNSFTEFIARRHGAMEKPIRMVSSLVIVFFFFFYVGAQFLGGGKTLNAMFGIEPALGMLLTACIIIPYTVYGGFRSVVYTDVIQAIVMIVTLILGPLVGLFYLKNHPDLFADSLSEALHLAGNSYSSITSGVSGFATGIAIMGGFSWFFGYLGGQPQLSMRFMAIKDKNQARKARNVGVIWTLFAYLGALSIGWIGIAIFGPQGLSDPETVMPNVMLTVFPPVFAAILITGAIAAMISTADSLLILSATELSENILKQHAKNSLGYSRGITAILAVVALLIAYYTPSNLIYTLVGYVWAGIGGTFSVIILLTLFWKRFHGKAVVITIISGMLFTIIWISSGMESRITSRFLTFFVALIVAVISTLLLDRKGENVIAEA, from the coding sequence ATGGTTGATCAATCGCAAATCATCCTTGTGATGGTTATTTATTTATCTCTTTTAATCGGTTGGGGAATCTGGCAGGGCCGGCAGGTTAAATCACAGAAGGATTATGCGATTGCGGGCCGTAATCTGCCGGGATGGGTTGCTGCTTTAAGTGAAAGGGCAACGGGAGAATCGTCGTGGGCTTTGTTGGGACTTCCGGGATTTGCCTATGCGACAGGACTTACCAGCATCTGGACGGCTGTTGGATGTGTGACAGGCATCATTGTGGCCTGGTGGCTGATTGCATTCCGTTTGCGGGAAGAGGCGGAAAAATATGATGTCAATAGTTTTACGGAGTTTATTGCCCGAAGGCATGGAGCAATGGAAAAACCGATTCGTATGGTAAGTAGCCTGGTGATTGTTTTCTTCTTTTTCTTTTATGTTGGAGCCCAATTCCTGGGCGGCGGAAAAACATTGAATGCCATGTTTGGTATAGAACCGGCTTTGGGGATGCTTTTAACAGCATGTATTATTATTCCATATACTGTCTATGGTGGATTTCGTTCAGTTGTTTATACAGATGTCATCCAGGCCATTGTCATGATTGTAACCCTCATTTTAGGCCCTCTTGTAGGATTATTCTATCTGAAAAATCATCCAGATCTTTTTGCCGATAGCCTGTCAGAGGCGCTCCACCTTGCCGGAAATTCGTACAGCTCGATCACAAGTGGTGTTTCGGGTTTTGCGACCGGCATCGCCATCATGGGCGGTTTTTCGTGGTTTTTTGGATATTTGGGTGGCCAGCCTCAACTAAGCATGCGATTTATGGCCATCAAGGATAAAAATCAGGCGAGAAAAGCCAGGAATGTGGGTGTCATCTGGACACTCTTTGCCTATTTGGGCGCCTTATCCATCGGATGGATTGGTATTGCAATTTTTGGTCCTCAGGGACTCTCTGATCCTGAAACAGTCATGCCTAACGTCATGCTAACTGTTTTTCCGCCGGTTTTTGCGGCTATCCTGATCACAGGCGCCATTGCTGCGATGATTTCAACGGCGGATTCCCTGCTTATTTTGTCTGCGACGGAACTTTCTGAAAATATTCTGAAGCAACATGCAAAGAATTCATTGGGGTATTCAAGAGGCATTACAGCAATACTCGCTGTTGTTGCGCTTCTTATAGCCTATTATACTCCATCAAATCTAATATATACACTTGTCGGATATGTCTGGGCTGGCATTGGCGGGACATTCTCAGTTATCATTTTATTGACCCTGTTTTGGAAACGCTTTCATGGGAAGGCAGTTGTCATTACGATTATCAGCGGTATGCTTTTTACTATCATCTGGATAAGTTCAGGAATGGAAAGCCGAATCACATCCCGATTTTTGACCTTTTTTGTAGCATTGATTGTAGCGGTTATTTCTACCCTTCTATTAGATCGTAAAGGAGAGAACGTAATTGCAGAGGCATAA
- a CDS encoding four helix bundle protein has product MMFNIILFVCMNCITFFMAKSIIAEKTLDFSVNVVRASQFLNQEKHEYDISRQLKRAGTSIGANVSEALNASSRKDFIHKMTLALKEANEAFYWIQILKRTDYNHEIISNLEYPCHEIIKILRSIILTSKSSLHHSTLKDSQ; this is encoded by the coding sequence ATGATGTTTAATATTATTTTGTTTGTGTGCATGAATTGTATTACTTTTTTCATGGCTAAAAGTATCATTGCAGAAAAAACCCTGGATTTCTCGGTGAATGTTGTCAGGGCATCTCAATTTTTGAATCAGGAAAAGCATGAATACGATATATCCCGTCAGCTTAAAAGAGCCGGAACATCTATTGGAGCCAATGTATCAGAAGCTCTGAATGCTTCATCCCGGAAAGACTTTATTCATAAAATGACTCTTGCTTTGAAAGAAGCGAATGAAGCCTTCTATTGGATTCAAATATTAAAACGGACGGATTACAATCATGAAATCATATCAAACCTGGAATATCCCTGTCATGAAATTATAAAAATCTTAAGATCCATCATTCTCACATCAAAAAGCAGCCTTCATCATTCCACCCTAAAAGATAGTCAATAA